The following nucleotide sequence is from Apium graveolens cultivar Ventura chromosome 4, ASM990537v1, whole genome shotgun sequence.
CTTAgtgaataaaaataaatattgtatgAGTATACAAGGTACTTGACCTTTTATTCTTGAACATAGTTGGTGCTTAGTTTGTCAACCTGCAATTATTTATTTCATTGTTGAACTTCAGAAAAATGACAAATTATATCTGTGGTACAATTATTTGATGCCCTGGGAAAAAATGTGTGAGCTTGACTAGGTTTAAAATCATATAtctcttttttttctttgaaGCTAAATTGGTTGAACTTGAGGAGCAAAACTTGAAACTAAATGAGAGGTGGGAAAAATTAAATTCCAGTGAAAAGGAGGTAGAAAGACTTCAAGTTTTATGTGAACAAAGGTGCGAGGAGATTGTGGGTAAAATGAGGGAAGTAGATTCTAGCAGAAAATTATTAGAAGATTATTCAAAGGGGCTGGAATTGAAGCAAAAGGAACTTGAAAATGGGTTTAAAGAAATGGAGTCCAAGAAACTGGAGTTGAGTCAGATGACTAACCAATTACCTGCTATTAACTTTTCAAATGCAGGTCATGTCTCTATCACTTACCACTGTTGTTATTCTTTTATAATTATCTTCTTTTGGTTTATACTTTCTTAATTATTACTTACTACTCTGATTGTTTTCATATTGTCTCTGTTCTTGTCAGTTTATCTAATCTGAATCGTGATTCTACATCAATGTCCCTTGAAATTTGAAGGCACAAAATTAGCATTTTTATTAATCTTGATTTCAGTTCTTGCTTGTTTGTCATATTAGGTCTATGTGAACTTTCTAGTGCTTATAAGCTATAGTATCTGCTTCGGTGATCATGAGTTACCTGTTACTGAGTCTAATTAACTTCGATGATATCACATATTGCACTCCAggtttttttattaaatatatatactGTTCACAAATAAGTTAGTATAGTTCTTTGAAATGAAGGTTAGGCAAGTTAAGACAGATTTGTTATGTTTACTGTCATGCACACTGTTATGTTCAAGACCTAGAAATTAATTTGATTATAATTCTAGCTGAATGGAGTGGTCTGACCATTGCACATCCTGTATGTGTATGTTCCTAACAAGATATAATATTTTTTCAGATACCAGCATGAATCAAACTAAAAGAAAAAGGTCTTCATATAATCTAAGATGTAGAACTCCAGCGAGAACTGAATGTCCTGCCCCTCAAGTGCATCAAACTGTAACAAACACAAATTCAGACGGTAGTGAGGAATTCTGGACGCATTGCACGTCCTGCAAATATAAGTTCAAGTATCAGAAAAATTTACTGAATATATTAATAAAGTGCAGTCGCTGCTCCGAGTGCTATATTGCATATGAACTAAATGCGGAAAGTATACCCCCAGAATCAAAGATCCTGAAGCACGTGAAATTTTCTGCAAATACTGACAAATTTGCTGGTATGAATTCTTCGCACGCAGGTTGTTATTGCTACTCTGTCAATCTCTTCTTTATTGAAAGGATTATTATTGCTACACCTCCTTAACCATATTacttttttaaatttaatttttattaaaactAAAACTTGTTGTTTTCTTCTTAACAATTTTGGTTGATCTCCTTTGATTATTTAGTTAACTTTATAGGGTATAACTTAAAATAGTTAGTTTAAGAGGTTAGATAATCATAAGGAAACCTGGAcccaattattttatttgttgTGAGAACCATTTAAAGGAGTTGGATATCTGGATCCTCAATATTGCTTTGAAGTGCAAATTATAtataaatgtgtgtgtgtgtgtacgAGCAGCAGCCAGAAACGTAAAAGTTATGAGTGTAGTACCTTCAGTTCCAACATGGAATTATAGGGGCTTTTAAATGGGTGATGGGAGATATGGGAATTCCAAGGAGTAGGCAGGGTATGATTTACCCACTTAAAGGGATTGAGGTTCTCATTCCATACAACAAAATTACTAATCCAAACACTAGTGGATGGATTGGGGTTCTTATTTTCGTCAAGGGTTCATCAACAATGAACCAAAAGTTCCCTAAATTCTTCCTTCAAACTAAAATATACATCAAAGCCAAAAACTAGCACTACGTAATGATACTTAGTTCTGCTGGTTAgtaattgtatggtaactattaTGATAAACTTTAGATATTCATGGTCACTTGAAAAATCTTGAATTTAGCCGTTGCTAACTATACTGATACATATCATTGTTGATGTTTCTCTTGGGACCTAACCCGTTTTATGTTCATCTACAGATGTCAACATGAATCAAATAACAACTAAAGGAAACACATGTGCTGATGGAAGTAATGCTAGAGCAGCTAATTTTATCAATAATTCCGAATCTAATCAAAACCAAGGTTTGCTCCCATCACCAATAGTTGTTGACTGTCCAGATCCGGAATTCAGTGATTTTGACAAAGATAAAAATGAAAAATGTTTTTGTGTTGACCAATTTTGGGCTTGTTACGAATCACACGATGTGATGCCTATATTATATGCACACATTAGGAAGGTTTTCTCACCTAATTTTAAGCTTCAAGTTACATACTTAAAGGCTAGTCCAGATGAGCAGCGCACGATCAACTGGGTGAAGGCGGGATTACCTATGGTTTGTGGAAAATTCATACATGATGAAACTATTGAAACTTCAAGACGCCTTATGTTTTCTCATCAAGTTCATTTCCAGAAAGGCAGTGATGATGGTACCTACTTGATATATCCTCGGAAAGGAGAGACTTGGGCCTTGTTCAAGGACTGGAATATTGGATGGATTTCTGACCCTGAGATTCATAGAAAGTTTAAATATCAAATGGTGGAGATTCTTTCAGATTTTAAGCAAGGACGTGGCGTAGAAATTTGTTACTTGGAGAAAGTGAAAGGCTTTGTAAGTGTGTTTAGGCGAGTCTCCATAAACAGGATTCTCACATTCCTGGTACCTTCAAGTGAAATGCTTAGATTTTCCCATAGTGTACCCTCAACTAAATTAACTGGTGCAGAAAGGGAAGGAGTCCCAGCAGGAGCCTTTGAGCTGGATCCTGCTTCTTTGCCTACCGACCCTAACAAGCTTTCTCAACCTGGTGAGATGGAATGGAAATAAATACCATGAAGCATGAACTGGAATGTGCATCCAGGTGGTTCAACACATCAAATAATCTCTTCTAAATGGACTTAAGTTTAGTAGCTCATTTAAATTTATGGATTGTGTTTGTTTTGCCTAGGTGAAAGATTGGTTAAAAAGTTTAAAATTCTGTTGGCTTTTTTATGATCAATCACCTAAGCTGGTTGTTTGTGTGCAACTTTGTGCAAAGATTCTTATGGGTCTGACATTGTATGGTCATTTGGTATGTTTAGAATAAGAACCTTTGGTGTTGCCAAAATTATTATTCTTTGTCATTTTCTATTTTCCTTTTTTATTAGTGTTTCA
It contains:
- the LOC141717138 gene encoding uncharacterized protein LOC141717138 isoform X2 encodes the protein MDEKMKHIEMKKTGLNKTILSLLSEWRDLNALLDTQMICNEKCKNPMNDKLKEIDLNDGPCEDLGEAEGKRVKKMVGREEALREIEGKMREVEFNKRFIEERAKELEGRQKEIDDAYKDLEVKRLIVAEKSRKVDERAKELALREKKLRGKKIDDGYKELEVKMREVAEKSEKADGRAKELELREKEIDEWYKDLEVKKMEVAEKSEKVDAKLVELEEQNLKLNERWEKLNSSEKEVERLQVLCEQRCEEIVGKMREVDSSRKLLEDYSKGLELKQKELENGFKEMESKKLELSQMTNQLPAINFSNADTSMNQTKRKRSSYNLRCRTPARTECPAPQVHQTVTNTNSDGSEEFWTHCTSCKYKFKYQKNLLNILIKCSRCSECYIAYELNAESIPPESKILKHVKFSANTDKFADVNMNQITTKGNTCADGSNARAANFINNSESNQNQGLLPSPIVVDCPDPEFSDFDKDKNEKCFCVDQFWACYESHDVMPILYAHIRKVFSPNFKLQVTYLKASPDEQRTINWVKAGLPMVCGKFIHDETIETSRRLMFSHQVHFQKGSDDGTYLIYPRKGETWALFKDWNIGWISDPEIHRKFKYQMVEILSDFKQGRGVEICYLEKVKGFVSVFRRVSINRILTFLVPSSEMLRFSHSVPSTKLTGAEREGVPAGAFELDPASLPTDPNKLSQPGEMEWK
- the LOC141717138 gene encoding uncharacterized protein LOC141717138 isoform X3, producing the protein MDEKMKHIEMKKTGLNKTILSLLSEWRDLNALLDTQMICNEKCKNPMNDKLKEIDLNDGPCEDLGEAEGKRVKKMVGREEALREIEGKMREVEFNKRFIEERAKELEGRQKEIDDAYKDLEVKRLIVAEKSRKVDERAKELALREKKLRGKKIDDGYKELEVKMREVAEKSEKADGRAKELELREKEIDEWYKDLEVKKMEVAEKSEKVDDTSMNQTKRKRSSYNLRCRTPARTECPAPQVHQTVTNTNSDGSEEFWTHCTSCKYKFKYQKNLLNILIKCSRCSECYIAYELNAESIPPESKILKHVKFSANTDKFAGMNSSHADVNMNQITTKGNTCADGSNARAANFINNSESNQNQGLLPSPIVVDCPDPEFSDFDKDKNEKCFCVDQFWACYESHDVMPILYAHIRKVFSPNFKLQVTYLKASPDEQRTINWVKAGLPMVCGKFIHDETIETSRRLMFSHQVHFQKGSDDGTYLIYPRKGETWALFKDWNIGWISDPEIHRKFKYQMVEILSDFKQGRGVEICYLEKVKGFVSVFRRVSINRILTFLVPSSEMLRFSHSVPSTKLTGAEREGVPAGAFELDPASLPTDPNKLSQPGEMEWK
- the LOC141717138 gene encoding uncharacterized protein LOC141717138 isoform X1, coding for MDEKMKHIEMKKTGLNKTILSLLSEWRDLNALLDTQMICNEKCKNPMNDKLKEIDLNDGPCEDLGEAEGKRVKKMVGREEALREIEGKMREVEFNKRFIEERAKELEGRQKEIDDAYKDLEVKRLIVAEKSRKVDERAKELALREKKLRGKKIDDGYKELEVKMREVAEKSEKADGRAKELELREKEIDEWYKDLEVKKMEVAEKSEKVDAKLVELEEQNLKLNERWEKLNSSEKEVERLQVLCEQRCEEIVGKMREVDSSRKLLEDYSKGLELKQKELENGFKEMESKKLELSQMTNQLPAINFSNADTSMNQTKRKRSSYNLRCRTPARTECPAPQVHQTVTNTNSDGSEEFWTHCTSCKYKFKYQKNLLNILIKCSRCSECYIAYELNAESIPPESKILKHVKFSANTDKFAGMNSSHADVNMNQITTKGNTCADGSNARAANFINNSESNQNQGLLPSPIVVDCPDPEFSDFDKDKNEKCFCVDQFWACYESHDVMPILYAHIRKVFSPNFKLQVTYLKASPDEQRTINWVKAGLPMVCGKFIHDETIETSRRLMFSHQVHFQKGSDDGTYLIYPRKGETWALFKDWNIGWISDPEIHRKFKYQMVEILSDFKQGRGVEICYLEKVKGFVSVFRRVSINRILTFLVPSSEMLRFSHSVPSTKLTGAEREGVPAGAFELDPASLPTDPNKLSQPGEMEWK